One stretch of Halapricum desulfuricans DNA includes these proteins:
- a CDS encoding CoxG family protein, whose protein sequence is MTDNIDQPETEVSSAQTGDANDESATADTSASEMASESTFDEEEARLEFSDTVTIETGKDDLWAFISQAENLADCIPGAESVERLSERHYTCEITRGISRVRVSLDGEFELVEMNEPDWIVMEGNGFDSTTGSDFDVLAAMEMNEHDEGTDLSYSAELYYTGGVARLGARLLSRVIRGDIETYFQNIKDDVEAQ, encoded by the coding sequence ATGACAGACAACATCGACCAACCGGAGACTGAGGTATCGAGCGCACAGACAGGCGACGCGAACGACGAGTCGGCGACGGCAGACACCAGCGCCTCGGAGATGGCGAGCGAGTCGACGTTCGACGAGGAGGAGGCGCGCCTGGAGTTTTCCGACACTGTCACTATCGAGACGGGCAAGGACGACCTCTGGGCGTTCATCTCTCAGGCCGAGAACCTCGCGGACTGTATCCCGGGCGCGGAATCCGTCGAGCGACTCTCCGAACGGCATTACACCTGCGAGATCACGCGCGGGATCAGTCGCGTGCGAGTCTCGCTGGACGGCGAGTTCGAACTCGTCGAGATGAACGAGCCCGACTGGATCGTCATGGAGGGCAACGGCTTCGACTCGACGACCGGTAGCGACTTCGACGTGCTCGCCGCCATGGAGATGAACGAACACGACGAGGGCACTGACCTCTCCTATTCGGCGGAGCTGTACTACACGGGCGGGGTCGCCCGGCTCGGCGCGCGGCTGTTGAGTCGAGTGATCCGGGGCGACATCGAGACGTACTTCCAGAACATCAAAGACGACGTCGAGGCTCAGTAG
- a CDS encoding ABC transporter permease: MTRLTVTRIARQLPALVGPFVVLALAWELAAGVVLDPRFFPPPSETLPLAIELYLHGEFTAHAAASVRRIVLATAIGASAGIAVGIVAGWSHRARLLVNPHLAVLYPLPKIALLPVMFALFGLTETVRILTMALAVFLLVAINTMGGVRSIEDVHVEAALDNGAGTLELYREVILPGARPQIFSSLSMGFSVGFALLVVIEMLAAESGLGYVIWNSWELFTIPRMYVAVFSINVLGVIFVHGTEIVGDVLTPWEGTYQP, encoded by the coding sequence ATGACCCGACTCACCGTCACCCGGATCGCCCGACAGCTCCCGGCACTGGTCGGTCCGTTCGTCGTGCTCGCGCTCGCGTGGGAGCTCGCGGCGGGCGTCGTCCTCGATCCTCGGTTTTTTCCGCCGCCCTCCGAGACGCTGCCGCTTGCGATCGAGCTGTATCTCCACGGCGAGTTCACCGCCCACGCCGCTGCGAGCGTCCGCCGGATCGTGCTGGCGACGGCGATCGGCGCGAGCGCGGGGATCGCCGTCGGGATCGTCGCCGGCTGGTCCCACCGGGCGCGACTGCTGGTGAACCCGCATCTGGCGGTGCTGTACCCGCTCCCGAAGATCGCGCTGTTGCCGGTGATGTTCGCGCTGTTCGGGCTGACCGAGACCGTCCGGATCCTGACCATGGCGCTTGCGGTGTTCCTGCTGGTCGCGATCAACACGATGGGCGGCGTCCGCTCGATCGAGGACGTCCACGTCGAGGCGGCGCTCGACAACGGCGCTGGCACGCTCGAGCTCTACCGGGAGGTCATCTTGCCGGGCGCGCGCCCGCAGATCTTCAGCTCGCTCAGCATGGGCTTCAGCGTCGGCTTCGCGCTGCTCGTGGTCATCGAGATGCTGGCCGCCGAGTCCGGGCTGGGCTATGTCATCTGGAACTCCTGGGAGCTGTTCACGATCCCGCGGATGTACGTCGCCGTCTTCTCGATCAACGTGCTCGGCGTGATCTTCGTCCACGGCACCGAAATCGTCGGCGACGTGCTCACGCCCTGGGAAGGGACCTACCAGCCATGA
- the nrfD gene encoding NrfD/PsrC family molybdoenzyme membrane anchor subunit, whose amino-acid sequence MTAVSPLLPSQFWSLSIGVYLFLGGLAGGAYVTGAVADFLSVRDPSRREGYLATARWGMVLGVLALAIGGPILLFHLGEPQHVLLFWLFTNFDSWMTIGIWVIVLFMVLSILQALWLGFGADRGFSIPGDVLSGVTELIDTIADVTRPSEGVRRGLNAFGALVGVLLIVYTALLLSASSQVVPMWDATWLPPLFLASGLSMGIAAAVGATTLTKGVTDTGVTMFSVADDVIIVAEMVVIYLLLATLVNGGPTAVETQTYLLTEGNLIFWGGVVAAGLLLPLAISGGLLALEWRYDLHENPRLERLATAGYATKFGFVIFGGLMLRLTIIYAALNVPLFGV is encoded by the coding sequence ATGACGGCCGTGAGTCCGCTGCTGCCCAGCCAGTTCTGGAGCCTCTCAATCGGCGTGTACCTGTTCCTGGGTGGGCTCGCCGGCGGCGCGTACGTCACCGGTGCGGTCGCGGACTTCCTGAGCGTCCGGGATCCGTCCCGCCGGGAGGGGTATCTGGCGACGGCTCGCTGGGGCATGGTGCTCGGCGTCCTCGCGCTGGCGATCGGCGGCCCGATATTGCTCTTTCACCTTGGAGAGCCTCAGCACGTCCTGCTGTTCTGGCTGTTCACGAACTTCGATTCGTGGATGACTATCGGGATCTGGGTCATCGTCCTGTTCATGGTCCTGTCGATCCTGCAGGCGCTGTGGCTCGGGTTCGGTGCTGACCGCGGCTTCTCGATCCCCGGTGACGTACTGTCGGGGGTCACCGAGCTGATCGACACGATCGCGGACGTGACCCGGCCGAGCGAGGGCGTCCGGCGCGGGCTCAACGCCTTCGGCGCGCTCGTGGGCGTCCTGCTGATCGTCTACACGGCGCTGTTGCTCAGCGCCTCCTCGCAGGTCGTCCCGATGTGGGACGCGACGTGGCTCCCGCCGCTGTTCCTGGCGAGCGGACTCTCGATGGGGATCGCCGCCGCCGTCGGCGCGACGACGCTCACCAAAGGCGTCACCGACACGGGCGTCACGATGTTCAGCGTCGCCGACGACGTGATCATCGTCGCCGAGATGGTGGTCATCTACCTGCTGTTAGCGACGCTGGTCAACGGCGGCCCGACCGCCGTCGAGACCCAGACCTACCTCCTGACAGAGGGGAACCTGATCTTCTGGGGCGGGGTCGTCGCTGCCGGGCTGCTGTTGCCGCTTGCGATCTCCGGCGGGCTACTCGCCTTAGAGTGGCGCTACGACCTCCACGAGAACCCGCGGCTCGAGCGGCTGGCGACCGCCGGCTACGCGACGAAGTTCGGCTTCGTCATCTTCGGCGGACTGATGCTTCGGCTGACGATCATCTACGCGGCGCTGAACGTGCCGCTGTTCGGAGTGTGA
- a CDS encoding class I SAM-dependent methyltransferase, which translates to MRQFSAEYLETTREGMWADSREALSDLRLASRQRVLDVGCGTGELTRVLREEAPGTVVGCDADPDLLARLEPPTVLGDATRLPFASDSFDLVVCQALLINLPDPDAAIEELARVSTDLVAAVEPDNGAVTVESTVESESSLARRARERYLDGVETDVTLGAGVRERFEAAGLQAVRTRRYDHVRTVEPPYSEQAVEDARRKATGDGLADSRAELVAGDSPEAYERLREEWRSMGRSVVEQMQRRDYRRRETVPFYVTVGRVPGARE; encoded by the coding sequence GTGCGCCAGTTCAGTGCGGAGTACCTCGAGACCACCCGCGAGGGCATGTGGGCTGACAGCCGCGAGGCCCTGTCTGACCTGCGACTGGCCAGTCGCCAGCGCGTGCTTGATGTCGGCTGTGGGACCGGCGAACTCACGCGCGTCCTCCGCGAGGAGGCTCCGGGCACCGTCGTCGGCTGCGACGCAGACCCAGATCTGCTCGCCCGTCTCGAACCCCCGACCGTTCTCGGGGACGCGACGCGGTTGCCCTTCGCGAGCGACAGCTTCGATCTCGTCGTTTGTCAGGCGCTGTTGATCAACCTGCCCGATCCCGACGCCGCGATCGAGGAACTCGCCCGCGTTTCGACGGACCTCGTCGCGGCCGTCGAGCCCGACAACGGGGCCGTCACCGTCGAGTCGACGGTCGAGTCCGAGTCGTCGCTGGCCCGCCGCGCCCGCGAGCGGTATCTCGACGGCGTCGAGACCGACGTCACGCTGGGTGCGGGCGTACGCGAACGGTTCGAAGCCGCCGGCCTGCAGGCGGTCCGGACCCGCCGGTACGACCACGTCCGGACCGTCGAACCGCCCTACTCCGAGCAGGCCGTCGAGGACGCCCGCCGGAAGGCCACCGGGGACGGACTGGCCGACAGCCGGGCCGAACTTGTCGCCGGCGACAGTCCCGAGGCCTACGAACGGCTGCGCGAGGAGTGGCGGTCGATGGGCCGGTCGGTCGTCGAACAGATGCAGCGGCGCGACTATCGCCGACGGGAGACGGTCCCGTTCTACGTGACTGTCGGCCGAGTGCCCGGGGCTCGTGAGTGA
- a CDS encoding 2Fe-2S iron-sulfur cluster-binding protein: MDRRHASDDGPEKAAETESSEAAERPADTESGLDSALRRRLLASTASVGALATAGCLGILGDGSETGPRPGEPTSVEETTDDTTPNGTTTPGGDAFDIEFLNEETTLSIGSDTAILDAALDADLDVPYQCQVGVCGQCTSKITSEGNPTELVEHDGNQYLSDAQIEAGFMLTCVGYPRGDFSLETDVKDEADSYTPGEGTETPTETPTPGEVESYSINYVEQGGTIDVASDESLLDAGEDEGWELPKQCEVGVCGQCTSKVDGDGSELVEHDGNQYLSDEQLEEGYVLTCVGYPRDDFELTTGKKDEADQI; the protein is encoded by the coding sequence ATGGACAGACGTCACGCGAGCGATGACGGACCGGAAAAGGCGGCCGAGACCGAGTCGTCGGAGGCCGCGGAACGACCTGCAGACACTGAATCGGGACTCGACAGCGCGCTCCGCCGGCGGTTGCTCGCCAGCACGGCCAGCGTGGGCGCGCTCGCGACTGCGGGCTGTCTCGGCATCCTCGGCGACGGGAGTGAAACGGGGCCGCGACCCGGAGAGCCGACGAGTGTCGAAGAGACGACGGACGATACGACGCCCAATGGAACGACGACGCCGGGAGGCGACGCGTTCGACATCGAGTTCCTCAACGAGGAAACGACACTCAGTATCGGTAGTGACACGGCGATTCTCGACGCCGCGCTCGACGCGGACCTAGACGTACCATACCAGTGTCAGGTCGGCGTCTGTGGCCAGTGCACGTCGAAAATCACGAGCGAGGGGAATCCGACAGAGCTGGTCGAACACGACGGCAACCAGTACCTCAGCGACGCACAGATCGAAGCGGGGTTCATGTTGACCTGTGTCGGCTATCCGCGCGGCGACTTCTCGCTCGAGACCGATGTCAAAGACGAGGCCGATTCCTACACGCCCGGCGAAGGGACCGAGACGCCGACAGAGACGCCCACGCCCGGCGAGGTCGAGTCTTACAGCATCAACTACGTCGAGCAGGGGGGCACGATCGACGTCGCAAGTGACGAATCGCTGCTCGACGCCGGCGAAGACGAGGGCTGGGAGCTCCCGAAACAGTGCGAAGTCGGCGTCTGCGGGCAGTGTACCTCCAAGGTCGACGGCGACGGGTCGGAACTGGTCGAACACGACGGCAACCAGTACCTCAGCGACGAACAGCTCGAAGAGGGCTACGTGCTGACCTGCGTGGGCTACCCGCGCGACGACTTCGAACTGACGACCGGCAAGAAGGACGAAGCAGATCAGATCTGA
- a CDS encoding 4Fe-4S ferredoxin N-terminal domain-containing protein, with amino-acid sequence MSDNYDLDDIEDRAEERLAHVEFDTELGKQMARDARRVSNGELSRAAFEEKYVDDVREEFGVDLRGDSQADTEPTPGVPPTESKASRRDMLKATGALATGAVAAGAGSSVAGDLVSGSTGGTAAAQSGGDVQMGMVVDTETCIKCLRCVQGCKEENNTPDGHFWQEVFRYRREDKEYEGAPNEENGCDPIQRPCMHCDDAPCIEVCPNNSRFKTENGRVLCDYDTCLGCAYCEVACPYHVNAFVHDGAPDYLGDPESNEDYEPILDDVTAEFEDEKYDDQGRWIAGTPPDGSCSKCTFCAHREFDDEQDGSTTACEDVCPVDAIQFGDLNDPESAPRQYLKQKVGELDDGEGDPKEYLEEYPDETFTLREDASDPNVIYVGDDPSDVEVEAVPGPTTKDDRGLEEVDRTLH; translated from the coding sequence ATGAGCGACAACTACGATCTAGACGACATCGAGGACCGGGCCGAGGAACGACTTGCACACGTCGAGTTCGACACCGAACTCGGCAAGCAGATGGCACGCGACGCGCGGCGGGTCTCGAACGGCGAGCTCTCGCGGGCGGCCTTCGAGGAGAAGTACGTCGACGACGTCCGCGAGGAGTTCGGCGTCGACCTGCGGGGCGACTCGCAGGCGGACACCGAGCCCACGCCGGGCGTCCCGCCGACCGAGAGCAAGGCCTCCCGACGAGACATGCTCAAGGCGACGGGTGCGCTCGCGACGGGCGCAGTGGCAGCCGGGGCGGGCAGCAGCGTGGCCGGCGATCTCGTCTCCGGTAGCACCGGCGGCACTGCGGCCGCCCAGAGCGGCGGCGACGTCCAGATGGGAATGGTCGTCGACACCGAGACCTGTATCAAGTGTCTCCGCTGTGTCCAGGGCTGCAAGGAGGAGAACAACACGCCCGACGGACACTTCTGGCAGGAAGTCTTCCGCTACCGGCGCGAGGACAAAGAGTACGAGGGTGCTCCCAACGAGGAGAACGGGTGCGATCCGATCCAGCGCCCGTGCATGCACTGCGACGACGCGCCCTGCATCGAGGTCTGTCCGAACAACTCCCGGTTCAAGACCGAGAACGGTCGCGTCCTCTGTGATTACGACACCTGTCTGGGCTGTGCCTACTGCGAGGTCGCCTGCCCGTACCACGTCAACGCCTTCGTCCACGACGGCGCGCCCGATTACCTCGGCGACCCCGAGAGCAACGAGGACTACGAGCCGATCCTCGACGACGTCACCGCCGAGTTCGAGGACGAGAAATACGACGACCAGGGCCGGTGGATTGCCGGCACGCCGCCGGACGGGTCCTGTAGCAAGTGCACGTTCTGTGCCCACCGCGAGTTCGACGACGAACAGGACGGCTCGACGACCGCCTGCGAGGATGTCTGCCCGGTCGACGCGATCCAGTTCGGCGACCTGAACGACCCCGAGAGCGCGCCGCGACAGTACCTCAAGCAGAAGGTCGGCGAACTCGACGACGGGGAGGGAGACCCCAAGGAGTACCTCGAAGAGTACCCCGACGAGACGTTCACGCTCCGGGAAGACGCCTCCGACCCGAACGTCATCTACGTCGGCGACGATCCGTCCGACGTCGAGGTGGAGGCCGTACCCGGCCCGACGACCAAAGACGACCGCGGCCTCGAAGAGGTCGACCGAACGCTACACTGA
- a CDS encoding single-stranded DNA binding protein, translated as MGAIEDVYADLEADVSEEEFREAVEQKVEQMGGLADEETAAMLIAHELSENEVNAIADIEPGMDEVKFLAKVTSIGELRTFERDGEDEDGRVINVEAADETGQVRLSFWDEQARSIDDGELQAGDVLRVKGRPKDGYSGLEVSVDKAEPDEDAEIEVDLDGRTEVDSLSMGQSDVTVRGIVLDTESVRTFDRDDGSEGRVANLTLGDESGRIRVTLWDDRADRAEQLEAGTPVEVVDGYVRERDGDLELHVGDRGAVEAIDDEIDFSPETDPIDGVELDQTVDIGGVVRSADPKRTFDRDDGSEGQVRNVRIQDDTGDIRVALWGEKADIDLGPGDEVFVADAEIQDGWQDDLEASAGWGSAVVVLENGSTGGSDAPESADEGSTGLDAFADDRGNSDGTSRTNGTDEPADGETIEVTGTVVQTGDPVIVDDGEETVSVETDEHVQLGQQVTVRGQRRADRVDAEELF; from the coding sequence ATGGGTGCAATCGAGGACGTCTACGCGGATCTGGAGGCCGACGTCTCCGAGGAGGAGTTCCGGGAGGCCGTCGAGCAGAAAGTCGAACAGATGGGGGGACTCGCGGACGAGGAGACGGCGGCGATGTTGATCGCCCACGAGCTCAGTGAGAACGAGGTCAACGCGATCGCCGACATCGAGCCCGGCATGGACGAGGTGAAGTTCCTCGCGAAGGTGACCTCGATCGGGGAGTTGCGCACGTTCGAGCGCGACGGCGAGGACGAGGACGGCCGCGTCATCAACGTCGAGGCCGCCGACGAGACGGGGCAGGTGCGGCTGTCGTTCTGGGACGAACAGGCCCGCTCGATCGACGACGGGGAACTCCAGGCGGGTGACGTCCTGCGCGTCAAGGGCCGGCCGAAAGACGGCTACAGCGGCCTGGAGGTCAGCGTCGACAAGGCCGAACCGGACGAGGACGCCGAGATCGAGGTCGACCTCGACGGGCGGACCGAAGTCGACTCGCTGTCGATGGGCCAGTCGGACGTCACCGTCCGGGGGATCGTCCTCGACACCGAGTCGGTCCGCACGTTCGACCGCGACGACGGCAGCGAGGGGCGAGTCGCGAACCTCACGCTGGGCGACGAGTCCGGGCGGATCCGCGTGACGCTGTGGGACGACCGGGCAGACCGCGCCGAACAGCTCGAGGCGGGCACGCCGGTCGAGGTCGTCGACGGGTACGTCCGCGAGCGAGACGGCGACCTGGAGTTGCACGTCGGCGACCGCGGCGCGGTCGAGGCGATCGACGACGAGATCGACTTCAGTCCGGAGACCGACCCGATCGACGGTGTCGAGCTCGACCAGACGGTCGATATCGGCGGTGTCGTCCGGTCGGCCGACCCGAAGCGGACGTTCGATCGCGACGACGGCAGCGAGGGTCAGGTCCGAAACGTCCGCATTCAGGACGACACCGGCGACATCCGGGTGGCGCTGTGGGGGGAAAAGGCCGACATCGACCTCGGGCCGGGCGACGAGGTGTTCGTCGCCGACGCCGAGATTCAGGACGGCTGGCAGGACGACCTCGAAGCGTCCGCGGGCTGGGGATCGGCGGTCGTCGTGCTCGAGAACGGTTCGACGGGCGGGTCGGACGCGCCGGAGAGCGCCGACGAGGGGTCGACAGGGCTCGACGCGTTCGCGGACGACCGGGGCAATAGTGACGGAACGTCCCGGACAAACGGCACGGACGAACCGGCCGACGGTGAGACCATCGAGGTGACGGGGACGGTCGTCCAGACGGGCGATCCGGTGATCGTCGACGACGGCGAGGAGACCGTCAGCGTCGAGACCGACGAACACGTCCAGCTCGGCCAGCAGGTCACCGTGCGCGGCCAGCGACGGGCCGACCGGGTCGACGCCGAGGAGCTGTTCTGA